One Syngnathoides biaculeatus isolate LvHL_M chromosome 4, ASM1980259v1, whole genome shotgun sequence DNA window includes the following coding sequences:
- the LOC133500049 gene encoding glutamine--fructose-6-phosphate aminotransferase [isomerizing] 1, whose amino-acid sequence MCGIFAYLNYHVPRTRREILEILLKGLRRLEYRGYDSAGVGIDGGNSKDWETSAKTIQLIKQRGKVKALDEEIHKQQDLDLEMELDVHLGIAHTRWATHGEPSPLNSHPHRSDKTNEFIVIHNGIITNYKDLRKFLMSKGYEFESETDTESIAKLVKYMYDNRESDDISFATLVERVTQQLEGAFALVFKSVHYPSEAVVTRRGSPLLIGVRSDHKLSTDHIPVVYRSSGKEKKSCSSLPRVDQDTCLFPVDEKAVEYYFASDASAVIEHTNRVIFLEDDDVAAVTEGRLSIHRIKRRAGDYPARAIQTLQMELEQIMKGNFSSFMQKEIFEQPESVVNTMRGRVNFDDNTVTLGGLKDHIKEIQRCRRLILIACGTSYHAGVATRQVLEELTELPVMVELASDFLDRNTPVFRDDVCFFISQSGETADSLMALRYCKERGALTVGITNTVGSSISRETDCGVHINAGPEIGVASTKAYTSQFVALVMFALMMCDDRISMQPRRREIIQGLKVLPDLIKEVLSLDDEIQKLATELYQQKSVLIMGRGYHYATSLEGALKIKEITYMHSEGILAGELKHGPLALVDNLMPVIMIIMKDHTYTKCQNALQQVVARQGRPIVICDRDDYESISNSCRTIKVPHCVDCLQGILSVIPLQLLSFHLAVLRGYDVDCPRNLAKSVTVE is encoded by the exons ATGTGTG GAATCTTCGCCTATCTCAACTACCATGTGCCAAGGACTCGACGGGAGATCCTTGAAATCCTCCTCAAAGGCCTGCGGCGTCTGGAGTACCGAGGCTACGACTCAGCCG gTGTGGGCATTGATGGCGGTAACAGCAAAGATTGGGAGACCAGCGCCAAGACCATCCAACTGATCAAGCAGCGCGGAAAAGTGAAGGCTTTGGATGAGGAGATACACA aacAGCAAGATCTGGACCTCGAAATGGAGTTGGATGTCCACCTCGGCATCGCTCACACCCGCTGGGCCACTCACGGAGAACCCAGCCCGCTCAATAGCCACCCGCACAGATCAGACAAGACCAATG AGTTCATTGTCATTCACAATGGAATTATCACCAACTACAAAGATCTAAGGAAATTTCTG ATGAGCAAAGGCTACGAGTTTGAGTCGGAGACCGACACGGAGTCCATTGCCAAGCTGGTGAAGTACATGTATGATAACCGTGAGAGTGATGACATCAGTTTTGCCACTCTGGTGGAAAGGGTAACGCAGCAACTG GAAGGCGCTTTTGCTCTCGTCTTTAAGAGTGTTCATTATCCTTCCGAGGCAGTCGTCACAAG GAGGGGAAGTCCTCTTTTGATTGGTGTGCGAAGTGACCACAAGCTCTCAACGGATCATATTCCTGTGGTCTACCGCTCGT ctgGCAAAGAGAAGAAGAGCTGCAGTTCCCTCCCCAGAGTTGACCAGGACACCTGTTTGTTCCCTGTTGATGAAAAAGCTGTTGAGTACTACTTTGCCTCCGATGCAAG CGCAGTTATCGAGCACACAAATCGGGTGATCTTCCTAGAGGATGATGACGTGGCTGCCGTGACCGAGGGAAGGCTGTCCATCCACAGGATAAAACGCCGAGCCGGAGACTACCCTGCCCGCGCCATCCAGACCCTTCAGATGGAGTTGGAGCAAATCATGAAAG GCAACTTCAGCTCCTTCATGCAGAAGGAAATCTTTGAGCAGCCCGAATCCGTGGTCAACACCATGAGAGGAAGAGTCAACTTTGATGACAACACAG TGACCTTAGGTGGACTGAAGGACCACATCAAAGAGATCCAGAGATGTCGGCGCCTGATCCTCATTGCATGTGGCACCAGCTACCATGCCGGCGTCGCA ACCCGGCAGGTCCTGGAGGAGCTAACAGAGCTGCCTGTAATGGTGGAGCTGGCCAGCGATTTCCTAGACCGGAACACACCCGTCTTCCGAGATGATGTCTGTTTCTTTATAAGCCAGTCAG GGGAGACCGCTGACAGCCTGATGGCCCTGCGCTACTGCAAGGAAAGAGGGGCTCTTACTGTGGGCATCACCAACACGGTGGGCAGCTCAATTTCTCGGGAGACCGACTGCGGCGTCCACATCAATGCCGGACCCGAGATCGGAGTGGCCAGCACTAAG GCATACACAAGCCAATTTGTGGCCCTGGTCATGTTTGCGCTAATGATGTGCGATGACAGAATTTCCATGCAGCCAAGACGTCGTGAGATCATCCAGGGCTTGAAGGTCCTTCCAG ACCTGATCAAGGAGGTCCTCAGTTTGGACGATGAGATCCAGAAGTTAGCAACAGAGCTGTACCAGCAGAAGAGTGTCCTGATCATGGGCAGGGGTTACCATTATGCTACATCTCTAGAAGGAGCTCTG AAAATCAAGGAGATCACATACATGCACTCTGAGGGCATCCTGGCAGGCGAGTTGAAACATGGACCTCTGGCTCTTGTGGATAATCTCATGCCGGTCATCATGATCATCATGAAAGACCACACGTACACCAAATGTCAGAACGCCCTGCAGCAAGTCGTCGCCCGCCAG GGCCGCCCGATCGTGATCTGCGACCGAGACGATTACGAGAGCATCAGCAACTCGTGCCGCACCATCAAGGTGCCTCACTGCGTGGATTGCCTGCAGGGCATCCTGAGCGTCATCCCCCTGCAGCTGCTCTCCTTCCATCTGGCCGTGCTCCGAGGCTACGAC GTGGACTGTCCGAGGAACCTGGCCAAGTCGGTGACGGTGGAGTGA